The nucleotide sequence GCGAGCCCCAGCGCCTTCTGGTAAGCGATGAAACGCTCGACCGGCAGGATCGGAATCGAGAGCGGCAGCAGCGGCGCAAGTCCGACGACTGGCAGCGCGAGCACCGCCACGCGCATCCAGCGTCGCGTGGTCGAGGCGCGCTCGACCGCCACAGCTCCCAGCCCCAACAGCATCGGGTAGGCGGGCGCCAGATACTCGGAGCGCGCTGAGCCGTTGGCGATCAGGATCGCCAGCACGGCGACGAAGATCCAGCCGAAGGCACGAGCGCCGCGGGCCCAGACGGCCGTGAACGCCGCCACCAGGCCGGCCAGCCAGACCGGCGCAGAGAGCGGATTCATGTCCACGATCTGATCGATGAGGAATTTCACGATCTCGAGCTTCACCATCTTGTGAGCGACCGCATTGTGGACGAACTCGCGCGTCGGCCAGCCGTTCTGCATCTGCCAGAACACGTGCGGCACGAAGATCAGCCCGGCGACCAGCGCCGCGAGCCACGGCCCGAGGCTGCGCAGACGCACGCGATGCGCGGTGAGCAGCAACCCGACGCCGACGCCACCCGCAAACCACAGCATGCTGAGCTTGTTCAGGAGCCCGAGGCCGACGACGACGCCGAACAGCAGCCAGGGCTTGAGCGCATCGCCGGCGCGCAGCGCGCGCAACAGCTGCCACGCCGCCAGCGCCCAGAGCAGCAGATCGAGCGCGTTCATCGAGTAGTAGTGATCGATCGCGAGATAGATCGGCGAGGCCAGCGCGCCGATCGCGGCCAGCGCCTGCGCGAACTTCCCGCCGCCCAGCTCGCGCGCGATCAGCCCCGCGATCACCACGGTGAGCGCGCCGGCCAGCGCCGGCACGACGCGCAGTGCCACCAGCGAGGTGCCGAGCAGCTTCGTGCTGAGCGCCAGGACTCCGATCGAGAGCGGCGGCTGATCCACGTAGCCCCAGGCCAGATGATGCGCGCACGCCAGGTAGTAGAGCTCGTCGCGAAAGTAGCCGTACTGCGTGACCGCCGGCGCGTGCAACGCCAGCTTGGCGAGCGCGAGCAGCGCCAGCAGCAGGGTCGCAGACGGTCCGCGATCGGGAAGGCTCGATGCTTCAGCGGCGTTCAAACCGGAATCCTTCCTCAGGTGGCGAGCGGCGCGCGCGAGCGCACGGTGTAGATCGAGCCGCCACGCGAGAGCTGGCTCTCGACCACGTCGATCGCCTCGACGGCGAAGCGCGCGTCGGGGCCTTCGGGAGCCACGATTCGCGTCAGCGCCGGCGTCCAGTCGAAGCCGGGCTCGCGCACGCGGCCGAGCGTCAGGTGCGCCGAGAAATCGCGGGATTCGGGCTCCCATCCGCGTTTCGCCAGCGCGTCTTCGAGCGAACCGGCCAGCCGCACGAACGGTTCGGTTCCCTGCTGGAGTCCGAGCCATAGCACGCGCGCGCGCTTCGCGGTGGGAAAGGCGCCGGGCGGCCCCAATGCGACGCCGAACGCGCGATGGGCCGCTGCCGCCTCGCGGGCCGCCTCCTCGATGCAGCGAAGACCGTCGTCCCCGACCTCGCCGATGAAGCGCAGCGTGAAGTGGAGATTCTCGGGCGCGACCCACGAGACGTGGTCGCCCGGCCGCCGCAGCTTCTCGATCACGGTCGCGGCAAGCTTCCGGGTGGCGAGCGGCGGGAACACGGCGAGAAAAATCCGCACGCTATTCGAGCTTGGCTTCGAGCGGCTGGGACTGGAGCTGGCGCCGCACCAGGTCGAGCGCCGCCTGAGCGCTGCGCTCGCGGATGGTGCTGCGCGTGCCCGCGAATTGGAATCGCCGCACCGCCTCCCCGAGCGGCGAGGAAACTGCGATGAACACCAATCCCACCGGCTTCTCCTCGCTACCTCCGTCCGGGCCGGCGATGCCGGTGATGCCGATCCCGACCTCGACACCAGCGCGCTCGCGGGCGCCACGGGCCATCTGCTCCGCGATCGGAGCGCTCACCGCCCCGTGCGCGGCGAGGTCGGCCTCCTTGACCCCAATCGACTGAACCTTCGCGACGTTGGAGTAGGTGACGAATCCGCGATCGACGTAGCGCGAGGAGCCGGGCGTGTCGGTGAGACGCTTGGCCAGCAGGCCGCCGGTGCAGGATTCGGCCAGCGCGATCTTCCAACCGCGCTCGAGCAGCGCCGCGCCCACGATCTGTTCCATGCTCTCGCTGCCTTCCGCGTAGATGACCGGCTTCACGCGCGCGGAGAGTTCGGCGTGTGCGCGTTCCGCCACCGCGCGCACCGCGTCGGCGTCCTCGCCCGCCACCGTCACGCGCAGGTCCACGCCGAAGTAGCTCGGCAGATAGGCCAGCGAGGCGTTGGGCCAGTTCTGCGGCAGCGTGCCGATTCTTTCGTGGAGCTGCGACTCGAAGGATCCGTAGGTGCGGAGCGTGAAACACTCGACGGTGAGCCCGCTCCTCTCGCGGAGATACGGCACCAGGTGCTCGAGCGCCAGCCCTTCCATCTCGGCGGGCACACCGGGCAGCAGGATCACCGGCTTGTCGCGATGCACCACCAGAATTCCGGGCGCGGTGCCGAGCCGGTTGGGCCACGCCTCGGCGCCGCGCGGCAGCAGTGCCTGGGTCTCGATCGACGAAGGCATCTTGCGCGCGTAGCGCTTGACGCGCGCGCGAATGCTGGAGAGCACCTGCTCGTCGAGCTGGAGCGGGCGGCGCAGCACGCTCGCGACCGCCTTGCGTGTGAGGTCGTCGGGCGTGGGGCCGAGGCCACCGGTCATCACCACCGCGTCGGCGCGATCCAGCGCCTGGCGCAGCGCCGCGCCGATCCCCTCGGCGGTGTCGCCGACCGTGGTGTGCCAGATCACCTGAACGCTGGCCTCTTCGAGCGCGC is from Candidatus Sulfotelmatobacter sp. and encodes:
- a CDS encoding competence/damage-inducible protein A, with product MRIEIITVGNEVLSGRTLDTNFAFLARALEEASVQVIWHTTVGDTAEGIGAALRQALDRADAVVMTGGLGPTPDDLTRKAVASVLRRPLQLDEQVLSSIRARVKRYARKMPSSIETQALLPRGAEAWPNRLGTAPGILVVHRDKPVILLPGVPAEMEGLALEHLVPYLRERSGLTVECFTLRTYGSFESQLHERIGTLPQNWPNASLAYLPSYFGVDLRVTVAGEDADAVRAVAERAHAELSARVKPVIYAEGSESMEQIVGAALLERGWKIALAESCTGGLLAKRLTDTPGSSRYVDRGFVTYSNVAKVQSIGVKEADLAAHGAVSAPIAEQMARGARERAGVEVGIGITGIAGPDGGSEEKPVGLVFIAVSSPLGEAVRRFQFAGTRSTIRERSAQAALDLVRRQLQSQPLEAKLE
- the thpR gene encoding RNA 2',3'-cyclic phosphodiesterase — encoded protein: MRIFLAVFPPLATRKLAATVIEKLRRPGDHVSWVAPENLHFTLRFIGEVGDDGLRCIEEAAREAAAAHRAFGVALGPPGAFPTAKRARVLWLGLQQGTEPFVRLAGSLEDALAKRGWEPESRDFSAHLTLGRVREPGFDWTPALTRIVAPEGPDARFAVEAIDVVESQLSRGGSIYTVRSRAPLAT
- a CDS encoding glycosyltransferase family 39 protein, translated to MNAAEASSLPDRGPSATLLLALLALAKLALHAPAVTQYGYFRDELYYLACAHHLAWGYVDQPPLSIGVLALSTKLLGTSLVALRVVPALAGALTVVIAGLIARELGGGKFAQALAAIGALASPIYLAIDHYYSMNALDLLLWALAAWQLLRALRAGDALKPWLLFGVVVGLGLLNKLSMLWFAGGVGVGLLLTAHRVRLRSLGPWLAALVAGLIFVPHVFWQMQNGWPTREFVHNAVAHKMVKLEIVKFLIDQIVDMNPLSAPVWLAGLVAAFTAVWARGARAFGWIFVAVLAILIANGSARSEYLAPAYPMLLGLGAVAVERASTTRRWMRVAVLALPVVGLAPLLPLSIPILPVERFIAYQKALGLAPATEERHAMGSLPQHYADMFGWQEMAAGVARGFATLTPDERKHCVVYGQNYGEAGAIDFFGSRYGLPRAISGHNSYWFWPPTADEVHVVLIIGGNPEDHARTFDSVEPVATIANPYGMPYERDLTVYACRGIKVPLALAWSRSKHYD